Within Longimicrobiaceae bacterium, the genomic segment CGCTCACCATCTACCTGGTGCGCGGCGACGTGGCGGCGGGCGCCACCCCGTTCGGCGCCGCGTCGGACGTGGTGCAGGCGGCGCTGGCGGCGTGGGTGCTGCGCCGCTCCGGGCTGAAGGAGGGGCCGTGGTGCGGGCCGCGCGAGATGGCGCTGTTCGTGGTGGTGGCGGTGTGCGCCATCCCGCTGCTGGTGACGCCGGTGTCCGGCCTGGCGCTGGCCGCAGGGCTGGGGCTGCCGATGGACGTCACCTGGCGCCCCCTGTTCGCGGGCAACTCGCTGAGCATGCTGCTGTTCGCGCCGCTCCTGCTTCCCAATCCGGACCGGGGCCCCCACCCTGTGCAGCCCGGGCGCAGGGTGGAGACCGCGGTGTGCCAGATCGCGGTCCTCCTCGTCGCCCTGGCTACGTTCCACGGCGCGCAGCACTGGCTGCAGTACGTGGCCTTCCCATATGCCATGTTCCCGCTGCTCGCATGGAGCGCCCTGCGGTGCGGGCCGCGGTGGACGGCGGCGGCGATCGCGGTCCTGAGCGTGGTAGCCGCGTGGTGCACGGCGCGCGGGCTGGGGCCGTTCGCGACGCCCACCGTGCCGCTGGACCACCAGGTGCTGCAGCTCCAGGCGTACCTGGCGCTGGTGGCGCTCACGGCGCTCCTGCTCTCGTCGGCCACGGCGCAGCGGCAGAGCGCCTTCGCGCAGCTCGCGCTCCAGAACGCGGTGCAGCAGGCCTTCTTCGAGAGCTCGACCGCGCTGATCCTGCTCAAGGACCTCGACGGACGGTACGTGCTGGTGAACCGCGCCGCCGAGGCCGCGCACGGCGTGACGCGGGCGGAGATGATCGGCCGCCGCGCCGCCGACGTGATGGACGCGGCCGACGCGCGGCTGGTGGCGCTGCACGACCGCAAGGTGCTGGAGCGTGGCGAGCCCCTGGCCTTCGAAGAGACGCTGACGCTGGCGGGCCAGCGGCGGCAGTACATGGTCACGCGCTTCCCGGTGCGCGACCACGGCGGAGCGGTGCGCTACCTGGGGATGATCGGCCGCGACGACACGGTGGAGCGCGACCTGGCGGACCGGCTGCAGCGTGCCCAGCGGGTGGAGATCCTGGGCCAGCTGGCCGCCGGGCTCGCGCACGACCTGAACAACCTGCTCACGGTGATGGTGGGGAACGCGGGGCTGGTGGCCACCGGTGGCGGCGTGGGGCCGGACGACCTGGAGCTGCTGGGCGAGATGCGCGACGCGGGCGACCGGGCCACGCGCCTCACCGGCCGCCTGCTCTCGCTGGGCCGCGCGACCGCCGCGCCCCGCCGCCCGGTGGACGTGGACGAGACGATGCGCGGGCTGGAGCCGCTGCTACAGGCGCTGACGCGCGGCAACGTGGACCTGTCGCTGCGCCTGGGCGCGCCCGGCGAGTGCGTGCTCACCGACCCCATCGAGATCGAGCAGGTGGTGCTCAACCTCGTGTCCAACGCGCGCGCAGCCATCGAGGGCGAGGGTGCCATCACCGTGAGCACGCGCGTGGTGGGCCGCGGCGACGTGGGCGCCGAGGCGGCCGCCGGCTCCGGCGCGCAGCGCTGGCTGCGCCTCAGCGTCGAAGACACCGGCGGCGGGATGGACGAGGCCACGCTTTCCCGCCTCTTCCAGCCCTTCTTCACCACCCGCGCCGGGCAGAAAGGCACGGGCCTGGGCCTCTACACCACGTCGCTCCTCGTCCGGCAGATGGGCGGCGCGATCGCTGTCGCGAGCCGCCAGGGCGAGGGCGCGACCTTCACCATAGACCTCCCCTGCACCGACGCCATGGTTCCTCCCGCCACGGAAGCCTGACGGACCCCCGCCGATCCAAATTCGGAGTGCCCGGTCCAAATCCGGATCGGCGGCCGAGCCTCCAGATCAACGGGAGATTGCATCTGATCCTTCGAAGTTCGATCAACTCCGAGCTACGAACTCGTCGTCCGCATTGCGGGGAGGGTTGACCGGGGGATGAGAAACGCGTAGCTTAACCGAAGAAAAGACGAACATGGCCCGCATGACAAAGGCCCCGTCCGGCAGACTGCCGGCGGGGCTTTCGTTCGTCCGTCTACCGCGTTCGCCTGGAGAAAAACACCACATGGGGCCGATGCAGGCCCGCTCGCCGGCACAGCGTCCGGACGCACTCCGCCACGTGCGGAGGCGACAGATGGCAGCGCGGGGCAGGGAAGGAGCGGGACGGCCGTGGCGCGCACCGGCGCCGCGGCGGGGCAGGGCGCCTGCGGCACGGGCGCGCACAATCGGACCAGGAAGGCACTCATGGCGAAGGCGAGCACCCTCGGCGACGACTTCAACGACAACTCCACCGACACCGCCACACGGTGGAACGTGGTGTTCTCTCCGGCTCCCCAGGCGGAGCGGATCCGCGAGGTGAACCGGCGGCTGGAGATCCGCCCGCGGCCCAGCATCTCGGGCGACAACTACCAGTACTACGGCAGCAAGACGACCTACGACCTGACGGACTCGCAGATCCGCATCGAGGTGGTGCGGGCGCTGGCGCAGGAGCACGGCACCACCACGTTCCTCTCGGCGTTCATCGACGGCAGCAACGAGATCGCCATGGGGGTCGAGGACGGCTTCCTGTTCGCCTTCCAGGAGGTGTCGGGCGTGGCGGCCACGCTGGCGACCGTTCCCTACGACCCGGCCAGGCACCGCTGGCTGCGCATCGTGGAGCTCTCGGGCCGCACGCACTATCAGTTCTCGGCAGACGGCGCCACGTTCCAGGACCTGGCGGTGGCGCCCGACGCCATCACCCTGACCGCGGTCACCATCGCCTTCGGCGCGGGGACCTTCGAGGCGGTGGCGTCGCCCGGCTTCGCGGTGCTGGACAACTTCAACGTCCCGCACGTCTCGGAAGACCGCAGGGTGGAGGAGCGCCGGCTGTCCGCTCGCGACATCCGCATCCAGGCGGCCGAGATCGCTGCCGAGCGGGTGTGGGAGGAGCACGTCAACAACAACGACGAGGTCAACTACACCGACCTGCCGTTCGTGGGCAACTTCTCCAAGAGCTACCGGCACGACGAGCTGGGCGACCCGGACCCGTGCAGCTACGGCACCGTGCTGCGCGCGCTGGAGAGCCGCGACTCGGTGGACTTCGAGGAGATCGTCCTCGCCAGCCCCACGACCGCGAAGAAGCTGACCAACCCGCAGTCGGGCCTCGCGTTCGACCTGGAGGGGCCGGACGCGCAGGAGTACACCATGCCGCCGGCGCCGCGCTTCGACAGCCAGCAGGCGGCGCACGAGATGGGCGAGCTGTACTGGATGGCGGTCGCGCGCGACGTGCCGTTCGTAAACTACTCGCTCCAGGCGGGCACATCCGGCACCATCATCGCCGACGCCATCGACTCGCTCAACAACGAGTTCCCGGCGTTCGGCGGCACCATCGCCGTCACCGACCAGAACGTCTTCCGCGGCGTGTACTACGGCGAGCAGGTGGGGCCGTACGTCTCGCAGTTCCTGCTCAAGGGCAACGTGGACCCGCGCAGGCTGGACGGCACGGGGCGCGACGCCAAGGAGGGCTACCTGGCCTACGGCGCGCAGGCCATCGACCAGCGCGTGCTCCCTGCGGCGCCCGACACGGACTTCCTGACCGGCTTCTCGGACTGGCTGGACGTGCAGAACGGCGTGGACAAGCGCGGCGACGACGTGTTCGAGAACGTCCCGCGCAAGTTCATCGCGACGCTGCGCGACGGCGCCACCTTCGTGCACTTCGACCAGGTGGTGAACGCGTACTACAACGCCGCGTGGTACCTGATGTCGGAGCCGGTGGGCGACCAGGACCTGGCGGCCAACGCCACCGGCCGGCCGCAGGTGGACGCCGAGTTCCCCAAGAACGTGGGCAACCCGTACGATCCGCCGCTCACGGCGCGCGACTCCAAGACGCAGATCGGGTTCAACACCTTCGGCCCCATCCACGTCCTGCAGGCGGTGAGCGAGGTGATCGGCCGCGCGGGACGCGCGGTGTGGTGGCAGAAGTGGGGCGTGCACCGTCGCCTGCGGCCCGAGGAGTACGGCGGGCGCGTGCAGAACCATCTCACGGAGCAGCGCACGTACCCCCTCGACGGCTCCATCGTCTCGTCATTCCAGTTCGGGGCCGGGCTGGCGAAGTACTACAACGGCGGCATCCTCGGCGCCGACAAGACCTTCCCCTCGTACCTGCTGCCGCAGGCGTACCCGGAGGGCGCGCCCACGCACCCGGCATACGGGGCCGGGCACGCAACCATCAGCGGCGCGTGCGTGACCATCCTGAAGGCGTTCTTCGACGAGAACGCCGGCATCCAGGCCCCCGTGGTCGCCAGCGACGACGGTTCGGAGCTGCTGGACTATGGCGGCGGCGACGCGGGCGACATGAACGTGGGCGGCGAGCTGAACAAGCTGGCCGGCAACATCGCCATCTTCCGCAACGCCGCGGGCGTGCACTGGCGGTCGGACTACACCGAGTCGCTGCTGCTGGGCGAGAGGATCGCCATCGGGCTGCTCCAGGAGATGAGCCTGGGCTTCAACGAGAAGGACGCGTACTTCGAGTTCCACAAGTTCGACGGCAACATCTGCCGCATCGAGGGCGGGCGCATCGAGCAGTTCATCCCCTGACCTTCCACGCCGGGCGCGGCTCCCCGCCGCGCCCGGTGATCCGATCCACGCAAACGCTGCAGCCGCGACCCCACCCCACGGCTGCGGCACCGGCCCGCGGAGACAGGCCGGAGCGCGCGATGCGAGCCCGTCGCACGCGATCCGCTTCCACCGCGAAGGCGCCGCTCGCGGGCCGCGCATCTTCAGCACCATTCGGTAGATGCACGACGCGCCGCCGGATCTCTCCGGCGGCGCGTCGTCGTTCCTTCTACCTCCCCGCGCCCGTCACCTCGTCTCGGCAGATGCGGGAGAGTCGTCCACGAGCTTCGCTCACCCTAGCGGATGAAAGTGTTGCTACATCACCATTTCGGTGATTTCGTGAAGCTCACTTTCTTTTCAGGATATGTGGGAATCGGGAGATGCGGATGATGCGGATGATGCGGATGATGCGGGTGATGCGGGTGATGCGGGTGATGCGGGTGATGCGGGTGATGCGGGTGATGCGGGTGATGCGGGTGATGCGGGTGATGCGGGTGATGCAACGCCCGCTGTCGATCTACCGCGTCCTTTGCATGACGGCTGATGCGCGGCTCCCGCCTTCGTCGCCCGCCCGGTGCTCACGGCTTCGGCGCGACGACGCGGCGGGTGGTGTCGCGCTTGGTAGGCCGCGCGCGTGGAGCGGGGACGCTTCCCACGGGCGGCGCGGTGCGGCGCACGCTGTCCAGCGACGCACGGGTGAGGCGCGGACTGCGGTCCACCGTGGGCGGGCGGAGCGTCCGAACCTGCGGCGCGCCTTGCTGAGGCGT encodes:
- a CDS encoding ATP-binding protein codes for the protein MAAPSRIGGRRNRLPRPLRRHGREQNPCNWRSAIHARSAADEPEVPRAPTGGGAPARGGAIAWVAAAALLAAGSYLLARLVGLGPAPGPWALWPINGLLLGIFYRRPSREWLAIGVAATVAQTLTIYLVRGDVAAGATPFGAASDVVQAALAAWVLRRSGLKEGPWCGPREMALFVVVAVCAIPLLVTPVSGLALAAGLGLPMDVTWRPLFAGNSLSMLLFAPLLLPNPDRGPHPVQPGRRVETAVCQIAVLLVALATFHGAQHWLQYVAFPYAMFPLLAWSALRCGPRWTAAAIAVLSVVAAWCTARGLGPFATPTVPLDHQVLQLQAYLALVALTALLLSSATAQRQSAFAQLALQNAVQQAFFESSTALILLKDLDGRYVLVNRAAEAAHGVTRAEMIGRRAADVMDAADARLVALHDRKVLERGEPLAFEETLTLAGQRRQYMVTRFPVRDHGGAVRYLGMIGRDDTVERDLADRLQRAQRVEILGQLAAGLAHDLNNLLTVMVGNAGLVATGGGVGPDDLELLGEMRDAGDRATRLTGRLLSLGRATAAPRRPVDVDETMRGLEPLLQALTRGNVDLSLRLGAPGECVLTDPIEIEQVVLNLVSNARAAIEGEGAITVSTRVVGRGDVGAEAAAGSGAQRWLRLSVEDTGGGMDEATLSRLFQPFFTTRAGQKGTGLGLYTTSLLVRQMGGAIAVASRQGEGATFTIDLPCTDAMVPPATEA
- a CDS encoding vanadium-dependent haloperoxidase, which produces MARTGAAAGQGACGTGAHNRTRKALMAKASTLGDDFNDNSTDTATRWNVVFSPAPQAERIREVNRRLEIRPRPSISGDNYQYYGSKTTYDLTDSQIRIEVVRALAQEHGTTTFLSAFIDGSNEIAMGVEDGFLFAFQEVSGVAATLATVPYDPARHRWLRIVELSGRTHYQFSADGATFQDLAVAPDAITLTAVTIAFGAGTFEAVASPGFAVLDNFNVPHVSEDRRVEERRLSARDIRIQAAEIAAERVWEEHVNNNDEVNYTDLPFVGNFSKSYRHDELGDPDPCSYGTVLRALESRDSVDFEEIVLASPTTAKKLTNPQSGLAFDLEGPDAQEYTMPPAPRFDSQQAAHEMGELYWMAVARDVPFVNYSLQAGTSGTIIADAIDSLNNEFPAFGGTIAVTDQNVFRGVYYGEQVGPYVSQFLLKGNVDPRRLDGTGRDAKEGYLAYGAQAIDQRVLPAAPDTDFLTGFSDWLDVQNGVDKRGDDVFENVPRKFIATLRDGATFVHFDQVVNAYYNAAWYLMSEPVGDQDLAANATGRPQVDAEFPKNVGNPYDPPLTARDSKTQIGFNTFGPIHVLQAVSEVIGRAGRAVWWQKWGVHRRLRPEEYGGRVQNHLTEQRTYPLDGSIVSSFQFGAGLAKYYNGGILGADKTFPSYLLPQAYPEGAPTHPAYGAGHATISGACVTILKAFFDENAGIQAPVVASDDGSELLDYGGGDAGDMNVGGELNKLAGNIAIFRNAAGVHWRSDYTESLLLGERIAIGLLQEMSLGFNEKDAYFEFHKFDGNICRIEGGRIEQFIP